A DNA window from Nitrospira sp. contains the following coding sequences:
- a CDS encoding class I SAM-dependent methyltransferase, whose amino-acid sequence MKPVAAVQEPLQLTGETLSLLAWHIPDLVAYQHREDEYWLAPLDDNFPLIRLNLTGIEMLKSMNGHITVGALLEKYGNKVCGPDGQPGQWHLERWATPNYSLCYFGTEPPGGHRHQAKWDILLQQIREGWSGQEGFEGEEHLEDFHHHELTESGEDDGHFDLIETTVSHLFREPNEALNGLTYGRLLMRQLRQLGWFNPKPKVIVEVGGGLGYVARELAKELLPFERQSIRYISLDITSPFLKLQTKRAKEGGWGGLGTRANAEALPFTDNSVDLVIDNENMADMTPVKLTRQELLSNTGETEQHQEALDWIRRIRLPIEANPPDDVIFNLGPIRFVAELWRVLKPGGHAFLTEFGVEEGWPASVKLPGHTEYEVQYSHLRQAVRWLGFQERYLSLPQFLAMKPDTKVLCTGAAYTIQRFCQAMNKPFTVRAYTEGELKQALNDMLPKIHGAHYHDVVDPAWFGLIDFKVLLLEKPGGAPKAQFTETKGYRWYSQK is encoded by the coding sequence ATGAAGCCCGTTGCCGCAGTCCAAGAACCGCTCCAGTTGACCGGCGAGACGCTGTCTCTCCTCGCCTGGCACATTCCTGATCTTGTCGCCTATCAACATCGCGAAGATGAATACTGGCTCGCGCCGCTCGATGATAATTTTCCGCTGATCCGGCTCAACCTGACCGGCATCGAGATGCTGAAATCGATGAACGGCCACATCACCGTCGGCGCGCTGCTTGAAAAATACGGGAACAAAGTCTGCGGACCGGACGGCCAGCCAGGCCAATGGCATTTAGAACGCTGGGCCACCCCGAACTACTCCCTCTGCTACTTCGGGACCGAACCGCCGGGCGGTCATCGACACCAAGCCAAGTGGGACATTCTGCTGCAACAGATCCGCGAAGGCTGGTCAGGGCAGGAAGGGTTCGAGGGCGAAGAACATCTGGAAGATTTTCACCACCATGAATTGACTGAAAGCGGCGAAGACGACGGCCACTTCGACCTGATAGAAACCACCGTCTCCCACCTCTTCCGTGAACCGAACGAGGCGCTGAACGGCCTGACCTATGGCCGGCTCCTCATGCGGCAGCTCCGTCAGCTAGGCTGGTTTAACCCCAAACCTAAAGTCATTGTAGAAGTCGGCGGAGGGCTCGGCTACGTGGCGCGTGAACTTGCCAAAGAGCTGCTGCCGTTCGAGAGGCAGAGCATCCGGTACATCTCCCTCGACATCACCAGTCCGTTCTTGAAGCTGCAGACCAAGCGGGCCAAAGAAGGTGGCTGGGGAGGCCTTGGAACCAGGGCCAATGCCGAAGCCCTCCCCTTCACGGATAACTCGGTCGATCTCGTCATCGATAACGAAAACATGGCTGACATGACGCCGGTCAAGCTGACGCGCCAGGAGTTGCTCAGCAATACAGGCGAGACTGAGCAGCATCAAGAAGCGCTGGATTGGATCAGACGCATCCGCCTTCCGATCGAGGCCAACCCGCCGGACGATGTCATCTTTAACCTGGGACCGATCCGCTTCGTTGCCGAATTGTGGCGGGTGCTGAAACCGGGTGGACATGCTTTCCTGACCGAATTCGGTGTGGAAGAAGGCTGGCCTGCCTCAGTGAAACTGCCGGGCCATACCGAATATGAAGTGCAATACAGCCACCTGCGGCAGGCCGTGCGCTGGCTGGGCTTTCAGGAACGCTACCTCTCGCTCCCGCAGTTCCTCGCCATGAAGCCGGATACGAAGGTCCTTTGCACCGGCGCAGCCTATACGATTCAGCGGTTCTGCCAGGCCATGAACAAGCCCTTCACCGTCCGCGCCTACACCGAGGGCGAACTGAAGCAGGCCCTCAACGACATGCTCCCCAAGATCCACGGCGCCCACTACCACGACGTGGTCGATCCCGCCTGGTTCGGCCTCATCGACTTCAAAGTGCTGCTATTGGAAAAACCGGGAGGCGCGCCGAAAGCCCAGTTCACGGAGACCAAAGGCTATCGGTGGTATTCGCAGAAATAA
- a CDS encoding HigA family addiction module antitoxin encodes MPKSRIEPIHPGAYLKEILDELEVSQYRLAQELGVPAMRISHVVRGQRPMTAELALRLGRYLGQSPRYWLHLQSRYDLDVAEDQVGSRVMKEVRRSKAVA; translated from the coding sequence ATGCCTAAGTCTCGAATTGAACCAATACATCCGGGTGCGTATCTGAAGGAAATTCTCGACGAGCTAGAGGTATCGCAGTACCGACTGGCACAGGAGCTTGGTGTTCCTGCTATGCGTATTAGCCACGTGGTGCGGGGGCAGCGGCCTATGACGGCAGAGTTGGCGTTACGCCTTGGCCGTTATCTTGGGCAGAGTCCACGGTATTGGCTTCACTTGCAGAGCCGTTACGATCTCGATGTCGCCGAGGATCAAGTTGGGAGCCGCGTGATGAAAGAGGTGCGGAGGTCAAAAGCTGTCGCGTAG
- a CDS encoding type II toxin-antitoxin system RelE/ParE family toxin, with the protein MIKSFRDAETERIFKREFVKGFPREIQQRAFMKLNAIDAAVRLEDLRLPPSNRLEVLKGDRKGSYSIRINDQWRICFLWRDGHAERVEIVDYH; encoded by the coding sequence GTGATTAAATCCTTTCGCGATGCCGAAACTGAGCGAATCTTTAAGCGCGAATTCGTAAAAGGATTTCCGCGAGAGATTCAGCAGCGGGCATTCATGAAGCTCAACGCGATTGATGCGGCTGTCAGACTGGAAGATCTCAGGTTGCCTCCTTCAAATAGACTTGAAGTGCTGAAGGGGGATCGCAAGGGATCGTATAGCATTCGTATCAATGATCAGTGGCGAATCTGTTTTCTTTGGCGAGATGGCCATGCGGAGCGTGTTGAGATTGTCGATTACCATTGA
- a CDS encoding DUF86 domain-containing protein: MSLNPDLIRARCGEIDSSLSRLEEFRRLSREQFLSNQDGLDVACYRLLIAIEAALALCFHVSAKQLHQVPEEYAGCFSTLERAGLIPAHLSSRLQQMARFRNLLVHVYWKIDYGQLYEVITTKLDDLRAFRAAIAGLI, translated from the coding sequence ATGAGCCTCAATCCGGATCTTATCCGGGCGCGCTGTGGGGAAATTGATTCGTCCTTGAGCCGCCTCGAAGAATTTCGCCGTCTGTCCCGTGAGCAATTTCTTTCCAATCAAGATGGCCTTGATGTGGCCTGCTATCGATTGCTGATCGCTATTGAAGCTGCATTGGCACTCTGCTTTCACGTGTCGGCGAAACAATTACATCAGGTTCCCGAGGAGTATGCCGGGTGCTTCAGTACGCTTGAACGCGCCGGGCTGATCCCTGCGCATCTTTCCAGCCGCTTGCAACAGATGGCGCGTTTCAGAAATCTGCTGGTGCACGTGTATTGGAAGATTGACTATGGCCAGCTATACGAGGTTATCACCACGAAGCTTGATGACCTACGTGCATTCCGTGCCGCAATTGCCGGATTGATTTAG
- a CDS encoding nucleotidyltransferase domain-containing protein — protein sequence MKHTRYTIQPEAREVLVCRLTAELEKESAVAFAYLHGSLLDSDTVHDVDVGLYLRESEAERGSAVAPGLSARLTAVAGLPVDVRVLNEAPLSFVYHVLRGRLLVCHDEDLLTSKLEDIARRYLDLAPLLYQGTKDAFAA from the coding sequence ATGAAGCACACACGCTACACGATTCAACCGGAAGCCCGCGAAGTGCTGGTCTGCCGTCTCACGGCTGAGCTGGAGAAAGAGTCGGCGGTAGCGTTCGCTTATCTCCATGGATCGCTGCTCGATTCTGACACCGTGCACGATGTCGATGTCGGGCTGTATCTTCGTGAATCCGAGGCTGAAAGGGGCTCGGCGGTTGCGCCAGGCCTATCCGCCAGGCTCACGGCTGTGGCGGGATTACCGGTGGATGTTCGTGTGCTGAATGAGGCGCCGCTATCCTTTGTCTATCATGTCCTCCGCGGGCGTCTGCTTGTTTGTCATGATGAAGATCTCCTGACCTCAAAGCTGGAAGATATCGCCAGGCGCTATCTCGATCTCGCTCCGTTGCTCTATCAAGGCACGAAGGACGCCTTCGCAGCATGA